The DNA sequence AACCAGTTGTTCAGACACGTCACCAACAACCTCACTTGCAGACTCTGCAAAATGTGCAAACCCAGCCCTCTCAGCTGCAATCTCAACAGCCTGTTCAACAAATTCAGCTTGTTCGTCCAATTCAGCAGATGCAACCAGGTGTAGAGTATGTGGAATATCAGCCACGAAGACCAGCATCTATGCAGTCCTTCGTGCCAGTTACAAACCCACAAACTCATTCCTATTCTTCTGAATATTTTCATGGACTTACTGATATACAGGAAGCTAAATCACCTGAAATAAAGAAGCGTGTTACATTTGAAACACCACTTCCTAGAATGAATTCAGAAAACAATGAGGTTAAAAAGAAAGAGAAGATACCTACATCTGAGGATACAGAGAGTATTTATGAACCATACGTTGGTTTAAAGAAAGCACCAGCAGCAATAAGGAAAAAGAATATGAGGGAGAAGGAAGAAAGACTTAAAGAAGAAAGGTTTAAAGAGAATTTAAAGGAAGAGGATGAGAAGGAATATCAGGTAGAGAAGGTGGAAAAACATGATATAGGAAAGATAGGTAGATTTAATGTTCAGGAAGTGAACATTAGTAAGAAAACAGTTAAAGAGAATGTGGAAAGTGGTGCCAAAGGTGGTAACTGTATTACTGAACGTAGGCCACGTAGACATACAGTGCATAGTACACATGTTGATATATATGAAAGTGAAGATGAGAAAAAGAGGAGATCTGCTGTGTGTCCAATGACTGCATACAATTTAAGGTAAGCTTATGGGAGATAACATGTGGTTGTTTTGTATTAAGCTTTGCCAGAGTTGTCAACAGGAAAACATACAATGCAAAGCGAATGGCTGATCACTGTAAGGGAGATAATAAGTGCTTGTATTGTATATAAGCTTTGCTAGAGTTATCTAGAAATAGATGCAAAACTTTTAATTACTCATCTTAGGTGTGGCTACTTTTTGTTGTCAGTTATGACGTGTTTAGGTGACAGTTATGTTACCGTTTTAATAGTACCAAAGTTTTCAAGCATGCTTT is a window from the Mercenaria mercenaria strain notata chromosome 7, MADL_Memer_1, whole genome shotgun sequence genome containing:
- the LOC123554647 gene encoding uncharacterized protein LOC123554647 isoform X2, translated to MGDSSQFRRLMEEDSPFRRLSLQEYPGRKYVLQPVNTSPVMPGSPVIPVRRRAAFSNPAPCNVQYEYLSPPADDDMFRKYSLEEYAVIDPQEQYGQNQSYFVEVPSPSYRPVQQVQPYYSMQAQQPVVQTRHQQPHLQTLQNVQTQPSQLQSQQPVQQIQLVRPIQQMQPGVEYVEYQPRRPASMQSFVPVTNPQTHSYSSEYFHGLTDIQEAKSPEIKKRVTFETPLPRMNSENNEVKKKEKIPTSEDTESIYEPYVGLKKAPAAIRKKNMREKEERLKEERFKENLKEEDEKEYQVEKVEKHDIGKIGRFNVQEVNISKKTVKENVESGAKGGNCITERRPRRHTVHSTHVDIYESEDEKKRRSAVCPMTAYNLSGSSTVAIDNKIEQAMDLVKSHLMFAVREEVEVLKEQIAELIERNNQLEYENGILRAAASPETLAKLSQPRQPLPSSSS